The segment CCCGGCATCGGAATGCCCAGGTCCGGGGTCTCCGCGCCGGTCAGCTGCTCGTAGGCCTCGTCCGCCGCGAAACCGATCTCCTCGCCGTCCCCGTCGATCTCCACGTCGAACTCGCCGAGCAGCTCCGCGAGCGCGTCGGGATCGTGCACCGCACCCTCGTACACCTCCCGGCCCTGGCCGATGAGCCAGCAGCGGAACGAATCGAAGGTCTCGTCGCCGGCCCCGTCGAAGAGCACCGCCGCCGCGCCCCACAGATCCCAGAGGAACGCGCGGTTGTAGCGGGCCTCGAAATGGCGTGCGTAGTCGAGCACGGAGTCGGGGTCCAGCCGGGTCAGCCGTTCCACGAGCAGGTCGGCCTGTTCCTCGGGGTCGCCCTCGGCGTCCTCGCGGCTGGCGTCGATGATCTCCCAGAACTCGGTCTCGTCCATCACGGGACCAGCATCGTGGTT is part of the Streptomyces sp. NBC_00250 genome and harbors:
- a CDS encoding DUF4240 domain-containing protein, whose product is MDETEFWEIIDASREDAEGDPEEQADLLVERLTRLDPDSVLDYARHFEARYNRAFLWDLWGAAAVLFDGAGDETFDSFRCWLIGQGREVYEGAVHDPDALAELLGEFDVEIDGDGEEIGFAADEAYEQLTGAETPDLGIPMPGGEPLGAPFDLEDDKVLAVRFPRLWERFGTV